In Bosea sp. (in: a-proteobacteria), one DNA window encodes the following:
- the lptF gene encoding LPS export ABC transporter permease LptF produces MTLNRLDRYILKIAAVAAIVLLVGLTGVIWVTQALREVDLVTGKGQTVLIFLTVTLLSLPALIAGIAPVALFMSTLYTLNRLNGDSELIVMNAAGVAPQRITRPFLVLTVMTALAVAWMTVSVMPASFRMLRDLITLIRADFVANVVKEGQFVSLDSGVTFHYREKAGDALVGIFMQDRRDPAQPSIYLAERGRTVEAEGQSFLMLEKGTIQRETRNTSTTSIISFERYALNLSALTGDSSGGPGEGDGDKVIYKPRERSTWDLLRQDPNEPYYKIQEGRFRAELHNRLSAPLYPFAFMLIAFAAIGEARTTRQGRALAIQSAIMIVGATRIAAYAAWTASVRSPFAAALLYILPIAAIVLATVFIFHGARIQPALARLVAPLAAPLSGLAARFRRA; encoded by the coding sequence GTGACGCTCAACCGCCTCGACCGCTACATCCTGAAGATCGCGGCGGTCGCGGCGATCGTGCTGCTTGTCGGCCTCACCGGCGTGATCTGGGTGACGCAGGCGCTGCGCGAGGTCGATCTCGTCACCGGCAAGGGCCAGACGGTCCTGATCTTCCTGACCGTGACGCTGCTTTCGCTGCCGGCCCTGATCGCCGGCATCGCGCCGGTGGCGCTGTTCATGTCGACGCTCTACACGCTGAACAGGCTCAACGGCGATTCCGAGCTGATCGTGATGAATGCCGCGGGCGTGGCGCCGCAGCGCATCACCCGCCCCTTCCTCGTGCTCACGGTCATGACCGCGCTCGCCGTCGCCTGGATGACGGTCTCGGTGATGCCGGCGAGCTTTCGCATGCTGCGCGACCTGATCACGCTGATCCGCGCCGATTTCGTCGCCAACGTCGTCAAGGAAGGCCAGTTCGTCTCGCTCGATTCGGGCGTCACCTTCCATTACCGCGAGAAGGCCGGCGACGCGCTGGTCGGCATCTTCATGCAGGACCGGCGCGATCCGGCGCAGCCCTCGATCTATCTGGCCGAGCGCGGCCGCACCGTCGAGGCAGAGGGCCAGAGCTTCCTGATGCTGGAGAAGGGCACGATCCAGCGCGAGACCAGGAACACCAGCACGACCTCGATCATCTCCTTCGAGCGCTATGCGCTGAACCTCTCGGCGCTGACCGGCGATTCCAGCGGCGGCCCCGGCGAGGGCGACGGCGACAAGGTGATCTACAAGCCGCGCGAGCGCTCGACCTGGGATCTCCTGCGGCAGGACCCGAACGAGCCCTACTACAAGATCCAGGAAGGCCGCTTCCGGGCCGAGCTGCACAACCGGCTGTCAGCGCCGCTCTATCCCTTCGCCTTCATGCTGATCGCGTTCGCCGCCATCGGCGAGGCGCGCACCACCCGCCAGGGCCGGGCCCTGGCGATCCAGTCGGCGATCATGATCGTCGGCGCCACCCGAATCGCCGCCTACGCCGCCTGGACCGCGAGCGTGCGCTCGCCCTTCGCGGCGGCGCTGCTCTACATTCTGCCGATCGCCGCCATCGTCCTGGCCACGGTCTTCATCTTCCACGGCGCGCGTATCCAGCCCGCGCTGGCGCGCCTCGTCGCCCCCCTCGCCGCGCCGCTCAGCGGGCTCGCGGCCCGTTTCCGGCGCGCCTGA
- a CDS encoding DNA polymerase III subunit chi, whose translation MAEILFFHLQSRPLEQVLPTILMRALSRGQKAVVEVSSQERLSALDDHLWTYADESFLPHVTAMEADAAQNPVVLTTQAHNPNGAQVRICADGVRIPDAMQDYERIVLIFDGDDPEALSAAREDWKKARASGHAASYWQQDEAGRWEKKA comes from the coding sequence ATGGCTGAGATCCTGTTCTTCCACCTGCAATCGCGCCCGTTGGAGCAGGTCCTGCCGACGATCCTGATGCGCGCCCTGTCGCGCGGCCAGAAAGCCGTCGTCGAGGTTTCGAGCCAGGAGCGGCTGAGCGCGCTCGACGACCATCTGTGGACCTATGCCGACGAGAGCTTCCTGCCGCATGTCACGGCGATGGAGGCGGATGCGGCACAGAACCCGGTCGTGCTGACGACGCAGGCGCATAATCCGAATGGGGCGCAGGTGCGCATCTGCGCCGACGGTGTCCGCATTCCCGACGCAATGCAGGATTACGAGCGCATCGTCCTGATATTCGACGGAGACGATCCCGAGGCGCTTTCTGCCGCCCGCGAGGATTGGAAGAAGGCCAGGGCCTCGGGCCATGCCGCCAGCTACTGGCAGCAGGACGAGGCCGGCCGCTGGGAGAAGAAAGCGTGA
- a CDS encoding ABC transporter ATP-binding protein gives MGQDMPALFLSQVEHFYPQADGPLEVLRKADFALWPGEVVALVAPSGTGKSTLLHVAGLLEKPEAGEVFVGGLATTKLDDRARTRLRRTEIGFVYQFHHLLPEFTALENVVLPQRIRGLGRGLAEERAAELLSFLGLGDRLDHLPGELSGGERQRVAIGRAVANGPRLLLADEPTGNLDPQTAQHVFGTLMALARASGLAALIATHNLDLARQMDRQVTIREGLVVKL, from the coding sequence ATGGGCCAGGATATGCCCGCGCTCTTCCTGTCGCAGGTCGAGCATTTCTATCCGCAGGCCGACGGGCCGCTCGAGGTGCTGCGCAAGGCCGATTTCGCGCTCTGGCCCGGCGAGGTCGTGGCGCTGGTGGCGCCCAGCGGCACCGGCAAGTCGACGCTGCTGCACGTCGCCGGCCTGCTCGAGAAGCCCGAAGCCGGCGAGGTCTTCGTCGGCGGGCTCGCCACGACAAAGCTCGACGACAGGGCGCGCACGCGGCTGCGCCGCACCGAGATCGGCTTCGTCTACCAGTTCCATCATCTCCTGCCCGAATTCACGGCGCTGGAGAACGTGGTGCTGCCGCAGCGCATCCGCGGGCTCGGGCGTGGCCTCGCCGAGGAGCGGGCGGCCGAGCTCCTGAGCTTCCTCGGGCTCGGCGACCGGCTCGACCATCTGCCGGGCGAATTGTCCGGCGGCGAGCGGCAGCGCGTCGCCATCGGCCGGGCGGTCGCCAACGGGCCGCGCCTTTTGCTCGCCGACGAGCCGACCGGCAATCTCGACCCGCAGACGGCGCAGCACGTCTTCGGCACGCTGATGGCGCTGGCCCGCGCCTCGGGGCTGGCGGCGCTGATCGCGACGCACAACCTCGACCTCGCCCGCCAGATGGACCGGCAGGTCACGATCCGCGAAGGGCTCGTCGTCAAGCTTTAG
- the coaD gene encoding pantetheine-phosphate adenylyltransferase has translation MTRTAFYTGSFDPVTNGHADVIAAAAGLCERLVLAIGVHPGKTPLLTVDQRADLLRAVAGPLLEARGASLEVVTFADLAVDAARRAGASLIIRGLRDGSDLDYEMQMAGMNGTMAPDLQTVFLPASPGVRFITATLVRQIAAMGGDVSPFVPAPVLAALKARFAKG, from the coding sequence ATGACCCGCACCGCCTTCTACACCGGCTCCTTCGATCCCGTGACCAACGGCCATGCCGACGTCATCGCGGCGGCGGCCGGCCTGTGCGAGCGGCTCGTCCTGGCGATCGGCGTCCACCCCGGCAAGACGCCGCTGCTCACGGTCGATCAGCGCGCCGATCTGCTGCGCGCGGTCGCCGGGCCGCTGCTCGAGGCGAGGGGCGCCTCGCTCGAGGTCGTGACCTTCGCCGATCTCGCCGTCGATGCGGCGCGGCGCGCCGGGGCGAGCCTCATCATCCGCGGCCTGCGCGACGGCAGCGACCTCGATTACGAGATGCAGATGGCCGGGATGAACGGCACCATGGCGCCCGATCTGCAGACGGTCTTCCTGCCGGCCTCGCCCGGCGTGCGCTTCATCACCGCGACGCTGGTGCGTCAGATCGCGGCGATGGGCGGCGACGTCTCGCCCTTCGTGCCGGCGCCCGTGCTCGCGGCGCTGAAGGCGCGCTTCGCCAAGGGCTGA
- a CDS encoding ABC-F family ATP-binding cassette domain-containing protein yields the protein MLTINDITYRLGERLLIDRASAAIPDGARVGFVGRNGTGKTTLFRIITGDLGTEGGSISLPKGRRIGGVAQEAPGGPERLIEVVLAADTERTALMQEAETATDPHRIAEIGTRLADIGAHAAPARAAMVLHGLGFDETAQQRPCSDFSGGWRMRVALAAVLFSEPDLLLLDEPTNYLDLEGTLWLYDYLERYPHTVIVISHDRELLDTSVDHILHLDQGKLTLYRGGYSSFEKQRAEKQMQLSRAREKQEAERKHLQAFVDRFKAKASKARQAQSRVKRLEKMQAIATIVDRDVQPFVFPGPEKPLSPPMIVLEDASAGYGERKVLSRLDLSLAPDDRIALLGANGNGKSTFCKLIGGRLAPLSGTMKLSSKLETAYFAQHQLDELRIEDSAVGHLRDLMPDAPEAKVRSKAAQIGFPAAKADTPVKLLSGGEKARLMLGFATFHGPHLLILDEPTNHLDIDSRTALVNAINDYPGAVILVSHDRFLIEACADRLWLVGGGTVKNFDGDMDDYRTYVLGAAKAERRGKPAPEAAAKPKADERKEAATKRAVLGPLRQKLNLAEARIARLTGLIEKVDAALANGAFAREPDKALQISRQRAELSEALAAAEEEWLALGEELESA from the coding sequence ATGCTGACGATCAACGACATCACCTACCGCCTCGGCGAGCGCCTGCTCATCGACCGGGCGAGCGCCGCCATTCCCGACGGCGCGCGCGTCGGCTTCGTCGGCCGCAACGGCACCGGCAAGACCACGCTGTTTCGGATCATCACCGGCGATCTCGGCACCGAGGGCGGCTCGATCAGCCTGCCGAAGGGCCGGCGCATCGGCGGCGTGGCGCAGGAGGCGCCGGGCGGGCCGGAGAGGCTGATCGAGGTGGTGCTCGCCGCCGATACCGAGCGCACGGCGCTGATGCAGGAGGCCGAGACGGCGACGGACCCGCACCGCATCGCCGAGATCGGCACGCGGCTTGCCGATATCGGCGCGCATGCGGCCCCGGCGCGGGCGGCGATGGTGCTGCACGGGCTCGGCTTCGACGAGACGGCGCAGCAGCGCCCCTGCTCCGATTTCTCGGGCGGCTGGCGCATGCGCGTCGCGCTCGCGGCCGTGCTGTTCTCCGAGCCCGACCTCTTGCTGCTCGACGAGCCGACCAATTATCTCGACCTCGAAGGCACGCTCTGGCTCTACGATTATCTCGAGCGCTATCCGCATACCGTGATCGTCATCAGCCACGACCGCGAGCTGCTCGATACCTCGGTCGACCACATCCTGCATCTCGACCAGGGCAAGCTGACCCTTTATCGCGGCGGCTATTCCTCCTTCGAGAAGCAGCGCGCCGAGAAGCAGATGCAGTTGTCCCGCGCCCGGGAGAAGCAGGAGGCCGAGCGCAAGCACCTGCAAGCCTTCGTCGACCGCTTCAAGGCCAAGGCGAGCAAGGCCCGCCAGGCGCAGTCGCGCGTCAAGCGGCTGGAGAAGATGCAGGCGATCGCGACCATCGTCGACCGCGACGTGCAGCCCTTCGTCTTCCCGGGCCCGGAAAAGCCGCTCTCGCCGCCGATGATCGTGCTGGAGGACGCCAGCGCCGGCTATGGCGAGCGCAAGGTTTTGTCGCGGCTCGACCTCTCGCTCGCGCCCGACGACCGGATCGCGCTGCTCGGCGCCAACGGCAACGGCAAATCGACCTTCTGCAAGCTGATCGGCGGGAGGCTTGCGCCCCTATCCGGCACGATGAAGTTGTCGAGCAAGCTGGAGACCGCCTATTTCGCCCAGCACCAGCTCGACGAATTGCGCATCGAGGATTCGGCCGTCGGCCATCTGCGCGACCTGATGCCCGATGCGCCGGAAGCGAAGGTCCGTTCCAAGGCGGCGCAGATCGGCTTTCCCGCCGCCAAGGCGGATACACCGGTGAAGCTTCTCTCCGGCGGCGAGAAGGCGCGGCTGATGCTGGGGTTCGCGACCTTCCACGGGCCGCATCTGCTGATCCTCGACGAGCCGACCAACCATCTCGACATCGACAGCCGCACCGCGCTCGTCAACGCGATCAACGACTACCCCGGCGCGGTCATCCTGGTCAGCCACGACCGCTTCCTGATCGAGGCCTGCGCCGACCGGCTCTGGCTCGTCGGCGGCGGCACGGTGAAGAATTTCGACGGCGACATGGACGACTACCGGACCTATGTGCTCGGCGCCGCCAAGGCCGAGCGGCGCGGCAAGCCGGCGCCTGAAGCCGCCGCGAAGCCCAAGGCCGACGAGCGCAAGGAGGCCGCGACGAAGCGGGCGGTGCTGGGGCCGCTCAGGCAGAAGCTCAACCTCGCCGAAGCGCGCATCGCCAGGCTGACCGGGCTGATCGAGAAGGTCGACGCGGCGCTCGCCAACGGCGCCTTCGCGCGCGAGCCCGACAAGGCGCTCCAGATCTCGCGCCAGCGCGCGGAACTCTCGGAAGCGTTGGCCGCGGCCGAGGAGGAATGGCTCGCGCTGGGGGAGGAGCTGGAGAGCGCGTGA
- a CDS encoding lipoprotein-releasing ABC transporter permease subunit, whose translation MSVGDSADVPTGTKPFAGFEWQLAGRYLRSRRREGFVSVNAAFSFLGIMLGVATLIIVMSVMNGFRKELLEKIVGVNGHIFATPIDRPLDDYDSVAERLRKIPGIKLAIPLVEGQALASSQTGNNGVLVRGVREADIKEIPFIGGNVRSGTLEGFDAAPPGVAIGIRLANALGLQVGDMMTLVSPQGASTPFGTAPRIKAYPVKAIFEIGMTEFDGTFVYMPLAESQAYFNRDGDVNVIEIFVDNPDRTQAVRDAIEADAPRPLVLSDWRQRNRSFFNALEVERNVMFLILTLIVLVAALNIISVMIMLVKDKTEDIAIMRTMGATRSAILRVFLITGTSIGVAGTFAGFVLGLLFSHNIKSIMAVLNWITGANLWDPTVRFLSDIPSVVDWRDVTSVVVMALVTSLLAPLYPAWKAARLDPVKALRMG comes from the coding sequence ATGAGCGTGGGCGACAGCGCGGACGTCCCGACCGGCACGAAACCCTTCGCCGGCTTTGAATGGCAGCTCGCGGGGCGCTATCTGCGCTCGCGCCGGCGCGAGGGCTTCGTCTCGGTCAACGCCGCCTTCTCCTTCCTCGGCATCATGCTCGGCGTCGCCACGCTGATCATCGTGATGTCGGTGATGAACGGCTTTCGCAAGGAGCTCCTGGAGAAGATCGTCGGCGTCAACGGCCATATCTTCGCCACCCCGATCGACCGCCCGCTCGACGATTACGACAGCGTCGCCGAGCGGCTGCGCAAGATTCCCGGCATCAAGCTCGCCATTCCGCTGGTCGAGGGGCAGGCGCTCGCCTCCTCGCAGACCGGCAACAACGGCGTGCTGGTGCGCGGCGTGCGCGAGGCCGACATCAAGGAGATTCCCTTCATCGGCGGCAACGTCCGATCCGGCACGCTCGAGGGCTTCGATGCCGCCCCGCCCGGCGTCGCCATCGGCATCCGCCTCGCCAACGCGCTCGGCCTCCAGGTCGGCGACATGATGACGCTGGTCTCGCCCCAGGGTGCCTCGACGCCCTTCGGCACGGCGCCGCGGATCAAGGCCTATCCGGTCAAGGCGATCTTCGAGATCGGCATGACCGAGTTCGACGGCACCTTCGTCTACATGCCGCTCGCCGAGTCGCAGGCCTATTTCAACCGCGACGGCGACGTGAACGTCATCGAGATCTTCGTCGACAACCCCGACAGGACCCAGGCCGTGCGCGACGCGATCGAGGCCGACGCGCCGCGCCCGCTCGTCCTCTCCGACTGGCGCCAGCGCAACCGCAGCTTCTTCAACGCGCTCGAGGTCGAGCGCAACGTGATGTTCCTGATCCTGACGCTGATCGTGCTGGTGGCGGCGCTGAACATCATCTCCGTCATGATCATGCTGGTGAAGGACAAGACCGAGGACATCGCGATCATGCGCACGATGGGCGCGACGCGGAGCGCGATCCTGCGCGTCTTCCTGATCACCGGCACCTCGATCGGCGTCGCCGGGACCTTCGCCGGCTTCGTGCTGGGCCTCTTGTTCTCGCACAACATCAAGTCGATCATGGCCGTGCTGAACTGGATCACCGGCGCCAATCTCTGGGACCCGACCGTGCGCTTCCTCAGCGACATTCCCTCCGTCGTCGATTGGCGCGACGTCACCAGCGTCGTGGTGATGGCGCTGGTGACGTCGCTGCTCGCGCCGCTCTATCCGGCCTGGAAGGCGGCGAGGCTCGATCCCGTCAAAGCACTGAGGATGGGCTGA
- a CDS encoding leucyl aminopeptidase: protein MSQRLKLEIKAPDAVEGQDLVVLVSDTLALPEAARRPAGEGAQALLARAAAAERFKGKAFSGLTLPAPEGAPYERLIAIGVGAQDERAGLDFVKLGGAIAGRLGAGRSAEIVLALPEGKIDAQHGADLALGLRLRAYAFDRYKTKSKDKDEAEPRAVTLRTADPAALKKALKAADAVAAGVIQARDLVNEPPNVLYPEEFAERAGKLEKLGVEVEILDEKALKKIGMRALLGVGQGSRRESRVVVMRWNGAGKGEKPVAFVGKGVTFDTGGISLKPGAGMEDMKGDMAGAACVVGLMQALAARKAKVDAVGVIGLVENMPDGNAQRPGDIVTSLSGQTIEIINTDAEGRLVLADVLWYTQERFKPRFMIDLATLTGAILVALAQEHAGLFSNDDELAARLAAAGTATGETVWRLPLGKAYDKMIDSKFADMKNAAGRHGGSITAAQFLQRHVGETPWAHLDIAGTGMAAKDSEINRSWGPGWGVRLLDRLVADHYEG, encoded by the coding sequence ATGTCGCAGCGCCTGAAGCTCGAGATCAAAGCCCCGGACGCCGTCGAGGGGCAGGACCTCGTGGTCCTCGTCTCCGACACGCTCGCCTTGCCGGAGGCGGCGAGGCGACCGGCCGGCGAAGGCGCGCAGGCGCTGCTGGCGCGGGCCGCCGCCGCCGAGCGCTTCAAGGGCAAGGCGTTCTCCGGGCTGACGCTGCCCGCGCCGGAAGGCGCGCCCTATGAGCGCCTGATCGCCATCGGCGTGGGGGCGCAGGACGAGCGCGCCGGGCTCGATTTCGTCAAGCTCGGCGGCGCGATCGCCGGCAGGCTTGGCGCGGGGCGCAGTGCCGAGATCGTGCTCGCGCTGCCCGAGGGCAAGATCGACGCGCAGCACGGCGCCGATCTCGCGCTCGGCCTCAGGCTGCGCGCCTATGCCTTCGACCGCTACAAGACCAAGAGCAAGGACAAGGACGAGGCCGAACCGCGCGCCGTCACGCTGCGCACGGCCGATCCGGCGGCGTTGAAGAAGGCCCTCAAGGCGGCGGACGCCGTCGCCGCCGGCGTCATCCAGGCGCGCGACCTCGTCAACGAGCCGCCCAACGTCCTCTATCCCGAGGAATTCGCCGAGCGGGCGGGAAAGCTCGAGAAGCTCGGCGTCGAGGTCGAGATCCTCGACGAGAAGGCGCTGAAGAAGATCGGCATGCGCGCGCTGCTCGGCGTCGGCCAGGGCTCGCGCCGCGAAAGCCGCGTCGTCGTCATGCGCTGGAACGGAGCGGGCAAGGGCGAGAAGCCCGTCGCCTTCGTCGGCAAGGGCGTCACCTTCGACACCGGCGGCATCTCGCTGAAGCCGGGCGCCGGCATGGAGGACATGAAGGGCGACATGGCGGGCGCGGCCTGCGTCGTCGGCCTGATGCAGGCGCTCGCCGCCCGCAAGGCCAAGGTCGACGCGGTCGGCGTGATCGGCCTCGTCGAGAACATGCCGGACGGCAACGCCCAGCGCCCCGGCGACATCGTCACCTCGCTCTCCGGCCAGACCATCGAGATCATCAACACCGACGCCGAGGGCCGGCTCGTGCTGGCCGATGTGCTCTGGTACACGCAGGAGCGCTTCAAGCCGCGCTTCATGATCGACCTCGCGACCCTGACCGGCGCGATCCTGGTGGCGCTGGCGCAGGAGCATGCCGGCCTGTTCAGCAACGACGACGAGCTCGCCGCGAGGCTCGCCGCGGCCGGCACCGCCACCGGCGAGACGGTCTGGCGCCTGCCGCTCGGCAAGGCCTACGACAAGATGATCGATTCGAAATTCGCCGACATGAAGAACGCCGCCGGCCGCCATGGCGGCTCGATCACGGCCGCGCAGTTCCTCCAGCGCCATGTCGGCGAGACGCCCTGGGCGCATCTCGACATCGCCGGCACCGGCATGGCCGCCAAGGACAGCGAGATCAACCGCTCCTGGGGGCCCGGCTGGGGCGTGCGCCTGCTCGACCGGCTGGTCGCCGATCATTACGAGGGGTGA
- the proS gene encoding proline--tRNA ligase codes for MRLSRYFLPLLRDTPKEAEIVSHRLMLRAGMIRQQAAGIYSWLPLGLRVLDKISNVVREEQNRAGAIEILMPTIQSADLWRESGRYDAYGKEMLRIRDRHDREMLYGPTNEEMVTEIFRSYVKSYKDLPLNLYHIQWKFRDEVRPRFGVMRGREFLMKDAYSFDLDQAGARHAYNRMFTAYLRTFARLGLKAIPMRADTGPIGGDLSHEFIVLASTGESEVFCHSDYLDFETPAADTDFDSRPGLQGLVDRWTSLYAATEEMHEADAFAAIPEGKRVSARGIEVGHIFYFGTKYSQPMGATVTGPDGQQTAVHMGSYGIGPSRLVAALIEAGHDEAGIVWPDEIAPFDIAVINLKPGDAASDGASERIYQDLIAKGYDALLDDTDDRPGAKFAKADLIGMPWQVIVGPKGLSEGKVEIKRRAGGEREIVSLEAALDRFRGRAA; via the coding sequence ATGCGTCTTTCCCGCTATTTCCTGCCCCTTCTGCGCGATACGCCCAAGGAGGCGGAGATCGTCTCGCACCGGCTGATGCTGCGCGCCGGCATGATCCGCCAGCAGGCGGCGGGGATCTATTCCTGGCTGCCGCTGGGCCTGCGCGTGCTCGACAAGATCAGCAATGTCGTGCGCGAGGAGCAGAATCGCGCCGGCGCCATCGAGATCCTGATGCCGACGATCCAGTCGGCCGATCTCTGGCGCGAGAGCGGGCGCTACGACGCCTATGGCAAGGAGATGCTGCGCATCAGGGACCGGCACGACCGCGAGATGCTCTACGGCCCGACCAACGAGGAGATGGTCACCGAGATCTTCCGCTCCTACGTCAAGTCCTACAAGGACCTGCCGCTCAACCTCTACCACATCCAGTGGAAGTTCCGCGACGAGGTCCGCCCCCGCTTCGGCGTGATGCGCGGGCGCGAATTCCTGATGAAGGACGCCTATTCCTTCGATCTCGACCAGGCCGGCGCGCGCCATGCCTATAACCGGATGTTCACCGCCTATCTGCGCACCTTCGCCCGGCTCGGCCTGAAGGCGATCCCGATGCGCGCCGATACCGGCCCGATCGGCGGCGATTTGTCCCATGAGTTCATCGTGCTCGCCTCGACCGGCGAGAGCGAGGTCTTCTGCCACAGCGACTATCTCGATTTCGAGACGCCGGCGGCCGATACCGATTTCGACAGCCGCCCCGGCCTGCAGGGCCTCGTCGACAGATGGACGAGCCTCTACGCCGCGACCGAGGAGATGCACGAGGCGGACGCCTTCGCGGCGATCCCCGAGGGCAAGCGGGTCTCGGCGCGCGGTATCGAGGTCGGCCACATCTTCTATTTCGGCACGAAATATTCGCAGCCGATGGGCGCGACCGTGACCGGGCCGGACGGCCAGCAGACGGCCGTCCATATGGGCTCCTACGGCATCGGCCCGAGCCGCCTCGTCGCGGCGCTGATCGAGGCCGGGCACGACGAGGCCGGCATCGTCTGGCCGGACGAGATCGCCCCCTTCGACATCGCGGTGATCAACCTGAAGCCCGGCGACGCCGCGAGCGACGGTGCCTCCGAGCGCATCTACCAGGACCTCATCGCCAAGGGCTACGACGCCCTGCTCGACGACACCGACGACCGGCCGGGCGCCAAATTCGCCAAGGCCGACCTGATCGGCATGCCCTGGCAGGTCATCGTCGGCCCGAAGGGGCTCAGCGAGGGCAAGGTCGAGATCAAGCGCCGCGCCGGCGGCGAGCGCGAGATCGTCTCGCTCGAGGCCGCGCTCGACCGCTTCAGGGGCAGGGCGGCGTGA